A region of Lycium barbarum isolate Lr01 chromosome 1, ASM1917538v2, whole genome shotgun sequence DNA encodes the following proteins:
- the LOC132598680 gene encoding uncharacterized protein LOC132598680 has product MAACGFGASGLKLTNLNLGSSKPKLNVLHNLRTKKVVQSDGLLLTAKSKQTFGCRCSTVEAETAAAAAIPNSDDSSRKIVSSETASPLIPNSYEVESLLTEICDTTSIAEVDLKLGGFRLYVKRDLTGQSTTSLPPVSNPVSVQSTVEVAESNGSASSPSLAITKTSPLSDGIQTMIDKAADEGLVIIQSPRVGYFRRSRTIKGKRAPPSCKEKQQVKEGQVVCFIEQLGGELPVESDLTGEVIKILREDGDPVGYGDPLISVLPSFPGIKKLQ; this is encoded by the exons ATGGCTGCAT GTGGTTTTGGGGCTTCTGGCCTTAAATTAACAAACTTGAATTTAGGTTCCAGTAAGCCCAAATTGAATGTATTGCACAATCTGAGAACTAAGAAAGTGGTTCAAAGTGATGGGTTGCTATTAACCGCGAAATCAAAGCAGACTTTCGGTTGCCGGTGTTCGACTGTTGAAGCTGAAA CTGCAGCAGCAGCAGCTATTCCCAATTCAGATGATAGTTCAAGAAAGATCGTTTCTTCAGAAACTGCAAGTCCATTGATTCCAAACTCATATGAG GTAGAGTCTCTCCTTACAGAAATATGTGATACAACCTCCATTGCAGAAGTTGACCTAAAA CTCGGTGGGTTTCGTTTATATGTGAAGAGAGACTTGACGGGGCAAAGTACAACTTCATTGCCTCCAGTATCCAATCCTGTCAGTGTTCAGTCAACTGTTGAAGTGGCTGAGTCAAATGGCTCAGCCTCGTCACCATCATTAGCCATCACGAAAACTTCACCTCTCTCAGATGGAATTCAGACGATGATTGATAAAGCTGCGGATGAAGGCTTGGTGATAATTCAATCTCCTAGG GTTGGCTACTTCAGAAGATCTCGAACCATTAAGGGAAAGCGTGCACCTCCATCCTGTAAAGAA AAGCAACAAGTGAAGGAGGGACAAGTAGTTTGCTTTATTGAGCAGCTTGGAGGCGAGCTCCCTGTTGAG TCTGATTTAACTGGAGAAGTTATCAAGATACTCCGAGAAGACGGGG ATCCTGTTGGATATGGTGACCCTCTAATCTCAGTCCTTCCTTCTTTCCCTGGAATAAAGAAGCTTCAATAG
- the LOC132616787 gene encoding uncharacterized protein At1g15400-like, translated as MAGLQRSAVSFRRQGSSGLIWDDKYLSGQLVKRKEETNKELEWQPKKDMLLVKASSRAVGSTERSRSNGGAVEPPSPKVSACGLCSAIGKKDKSRH; from the coding sequence ATGGCTGGGTTGCAAAGATCGGCTGTTTCATTCCGCAGGCAAGGTTCATCTGGACTAATATGGGACGACAAATACTTGTCAGGTCAGCTTGTTAAACGTAAAGAAGAAACTAACAAAGAACTAGAATGGCAACCCAAAAAGGATATGCTGCTGGTGAAGGCTTCATCAAGGGCCGTTGGATCAACGGAGAGGAGCCGATCCAATGGTGGGGCGGTAGAGCCACCATCTCCTAAGGTATCTGCATGTGGACTGTGTAGTGCCATTGGCAAAAAGGATAAGTCCCGACATTGA
- the LOC132598688 gene encoding uncharacterized protein LOC132598688 yields the protein MASTACFMIVSRNDIPIYEAEVGTAPKKEDAAHQHQFILHAALDIVQDLAWTTSAMFLKSIDRFNDLVVSVYVTAGHTRLMLLHDSRNDDGIKTFFQEVHELYIKILLNPLYLPGSRITSSHFDTKVRALARKYL from the exons ATGGCAAGCACAGCATGTTTTATGATTGTAAGCAGGAATGATATCCCTATCTACGAAGCTGAAGTGGGCACTGCCCCTAAG AAAGAAGACGCTGCTCACCAGCACCAGTTTATATTACATGCAGCACTGGATATTGTTCAGGACCTTGCATGGACTACAAGTGCTAT GTTCTTGAAATCAATTGACAGATTCAATGATTTGGTGGTATCTGTTTACGTCACTGCTGGTCATA CGCGATTGATGCTGCTTCATGACTCGCGCAATGATGATGGGATCAAAACCTTCTTCCAGGAGGTCCATGAGCTATATATAAAG ATCCTTCTGAATCCTCTCTATTTGCCAGGATCTCGCATCACATCATCTCACTTCGATACCAAAGTTAGAGCCCTTGCCAGAAAGTACCTCTGA
- the LOC132621088 gene encoding probable polygalacturonase At1g80170, with amino-acid sequence MGELRSYLSFFCFTFSYSVSILASRLVYTTISFLLVANVNSFDPLIQFPILKNTTGKSITLIYVNEFGAKGDGITDDTKIFQHIWKIACSSPLRPKIIIPQGYSFLVRPIDFVGPCRSKVSLVISGSIVAPKDPEVWDGLDPHKWLYFLKVRHLTVQGGGTINGMGHKWWARSCKINTTNPCRHAPTAMSFHRCSNLKVRNLRMLNSQQMHISISDCIYVEVSRIIVQAPAKSPNTDGIHISSSTLVGIRDCSIRTGDDCISIVGNSSMILVKNIACGPGHGISIGSLGKSNSWSQVQNVLVDGAYLSNTANGVRIKTWQGGRGFVRKITFENVWMKNVSNPIIIDQYYCDSPTPCPNQTLAISIQSVSFLGIRGTSATKNAITFACSDSCPCRRLYLKDVQIVSFLRLFRTTSFCWKAYGTTSGLNNPPSCFSSGESNRQQPTERLSNLLTA; translated from the exons ATGGGGGAGCTGAGATCTTATTTGTCCTTCTTTTGCTTCACTTTTTCTTATTCTGTTTCTATTTTGGCATCACGATTAGTATATACTACTATTTCCTTCCTGCTTGTCGCAAATGTGAACAGTTTTGATCCCCTCATTCAGTTTCCTATATTGAAGAACACAACAGGCAAATCAATAACCCTTATTTACGTGAATGAATTTGGAGCCAAAGGAGATGGCATCACCGATGACACTAAG ATTTTTCAACACATTTGGAAAATCGCCTGTTCTTCACCATTACGACCAAAAATCATAATCCCACAAGGATATTCATTCTTAGTTCGACCAATTGATTTTGTTGGGCCTTGCCGGTCAAAGGTTTCTCTTGTG ATATCAGGTTCAATTGTAGCGCCGAAAGATCCAGAAGTGTGGGATGGATTGGATCCACATAAATGGCTTTATTTCCTTAAAGTGAGACACCTGACTGTACAAGGAGGAGGAACAATAAACGGGATGGGCCATAAGTGGTGGGCTAGGTCATGCAAGATTAATACAACCAAT CCTTGTCGACATGCTCCAACA GCTATGAGTTTCCACAGATGCAGCAATCTGAAAGTGAGGAACTTAAGGATGCTTAATAGTCAACAAATGCATATATCAATTTCAGACTGCATATATGTTGAAGTATCACGTATCATAGTGCAAGCACCAGCTAAGAGCCCTAACACTGATGGAATCCACATAAGCTCATCCACACTTGTTGGTATCAGGGATTGCAGTATTCGCACag GAGATGACTGCATATCTATAGTTGGCAATTCTTCGATGATCCTTGTGAAAAACATCGCTTGTGGCCCAGGCCATGGTATAAG CATTGGAAGCCTGGGAAAGTCAAATTCATGGTCTCAGGTGCAAAATGTCCTTGTTGATGGAGCATATCTTTCCAACACAGCAAATGGTGTCAGGATAAAGACTTGGCAG GGAGGTAGAGGGTTTGTGAGAAAGATTACATTTGAGAACGTGTGGATGAAAAATGTGTCAAATCCAATAATAATAGATCAATATTATTGTGATTCTCCAACGCCCTGCCCAAACCAG ACTTTAGCTATTAGTATTCAAAGCGTATCCTTTTTGGGCATTAGAGGAACTTCAGCAACAAAAAATGCAATAACATTTGCCTGCAGTGATAGCTGCCCATGTAGAAGGCTATACTTGAAAGATGTTCAAATTGTTTCATTTTTGAGGTTATTTCGCACGACATCGTTTTGCTGGAAAGCATATGGTACAACCTCAGGACTAAACAATCCCCCTTCTTGCTTTTCCTCTGGTGAAAGCAATAGGCAACAGCCCACAGAACGTTTATCCAATTTGCTCACGGCATAA
- the LOC132598706 gene encoding uncharacterized protein At2g34160-like encodes MEEVTEAVSNLNLVDSQKKSNRIQVSNTKKPLFFYVNLSKRYMQQYNEVELSALGMAISTVVSIAEILKNNGLAIEKQIMTSTVDVKEDMRGRPVQKAKMEIVLGKTVNFDELMLAGQNDGNNIQEQS; translated from the exons ATGGAAGAGGTAACAGAAGCAGTGAGCAATTTAAACCTGGTTGATTCTCAGAAGAAGAGTAATCGCATTCAAGTTTCTAATACAAAGAAACCTCTTTTCTTCTACGTTAATCTTTCCAAG AGGTATATGCAGCAGTATAATGAAGTGGAGCTTTCAGCTTTGGGAATGG CAATATCAACAGTTGTATCAATTGCTGAAATTCTAAAGAATAATGGGCTGGCCATTGAAAAAC AAATCATGACTTCTACAGTTGACGTAAAGGAAGACATGAGAGGAAGACCTGTTCAAAAAGCCAAG ATGGAAATCGTTCTGGGTAAGACAGTGAACTTTGATGAGTTGATGCTTGCTGGGCAAAATGATGGGAACAATATTCAGGAACAGAGTTGA